The DNA segment TATATCGATGATATATAAAAAACTTTACTATTTAATGTTTAAAATTCAAGAGACACAATATCCCCATCTTTTAGGGATAATTCATCTCGCAATTTATTTTTCGAAATAAATTCTAAATAATTTTCTTCATGAGTGGTTTTAGCTGGAAATACAATTGCTCCGTGAATATCATCATTCAATTTGGCTTTAATGTACTTAACAGCACCAAATCCTTCATCAGGTTTAATCAAATTCTGACAACTGTTTTTAATCCCATTAATTTCTTCCAAATATTCTTCACTAACAATTACATTTAAGGTTCCGGGATATGGAATAAAGCCCAAATTACTTTTAAATTCCTTAGTGTAAAATTCCTGTGATAAAAAATACGCTGCCTTTCCCAAACCGGTTGTAACTTCCCCATCAATTTTCATGAAATAGCCTCTAAATTAGTTAGAACTTGAATCTATAATAATATTTTTAATCAATACTATATCTTAATACATTTTAATTAATAAAGATTTTTGAAGAAATTTATTTAACAATTGAAAAATAAATATAAAGTAATAATGAATTTTACAGGGTAATATAATGGAAATAAAAACTATCTCAACAGATGTATTAATTATTGGATCTGGTGGAGCAGGCTCAAGAGCTGCAATTGAAGTTGACAACAATGGATTGAATTCGATAATTGTCTCTAAAGGCCTTTCATTTAGATCAGGATGTACTGGAATGGCAGAAGGTGGATATAATGCAGTATTTAAAACTGTAGATAAGGATGACTCTATTGAAGCCCATATTAAAGATACACTTAAAGGCGGAAGTTTCCTTAATGACAAAAGGCTTGTAGACATTCTCATCAATGAATCACCAAAAAGATTAATAGATTTAGAGAATTATGGTGCTTTATTCGACCGTCAGGAATCAGGAGAAATAGACCAAAGACCATTTGGAGGACAGACATACAGAAGAACCTGCTATCAAGGAGATAGGACTGGTGCTGAATTATTAAATGCCCTTAAAGAAGAAATCATTAAAAGAGATATTGAATGCATCGAAGAAGTTATGATTACATCACTTGTAACCGATGAAAATCAGGTTATCGGTGCAACCGGTCTTGATTTAAAAGATTCCAGTTTAATTTATTTTAAAGCCAAAGCAGTAATATTAGCTAGCGGAGGGGCTGGACAACTATACCCTGTAACATCAAATACCTTCCAAAAAAATGGAGATGGTTTTGCAATAGCTTATAGAGCCGGAGCTAATTTAATAGATATGGAGCAAATCCAGTTCCACCCAACCGGTATGGTAACTCCAGAATCTAAAAAAGGAGTCCTTGTAACTGAAGCTGTAAGGGCTGAAGGAGGAAAGCTCATAAATAAAGACGGAGAAAGGTTCATGAGCAAATATGCACCTGAAAAAATGGAATTAGCTACCCGTGATGTTGTTGCCCGTTCTATTTATCAGGAGATTATTGAAGGCCGGGGAACTGAAAACAATGGAGTTTACCTTGATATTTCACACTTAGATGACGATTATATTGATGAAAAGCTGGAAACAATGGTTCTTCAATTTGAAAACGTGGGAGCAGATATTAAAAATGAACCGATTGAGGTTGCACCTACTGCACACCACTTTATGGGTGGTTTAAAAATCAATACTGATGCTTCCACTTCATTGAAAAATTTATTTGGTGCTGGTGAAGTCTGTGGAGGTGTTCATGGTGCAAACCGTTTAGGTGGAAATGCACTTGCCGACACACAGGTTTTCGGAAAAATAGCCGGTGAAAGTGCAAGCGAATGCTGTGGCAGAACAGAATTAAAATCAAATGAAAAACAAGTTGAAAAAGAAGCCTTAAGAATTGAAAGTTTAATTAAAAAAGGAACTATCAAACCAAATAAATTTAAAGAGAACATTAAAAAATTAATGTGGGAAAAAGTGGCTATTGTAAGAGATGAAAAATCCTTAAATGAAGCCTTAAAAATTCTTCAGGAAATGCAGGATGAATTAAATAACTTAGACGTTAATGATAAAAAACAATACAATGATGATTTAGTTGCTGCTCTTGAAGTAATTAATATGGTCGAAGTATGTATTTTAGTTGTAAAGTCAGCTATTTTACGTAGAGAAAGTAGAGGAGCTCACTTTAGATCAGACTATCCTGAAAGTAAGGACGAGTGGAAAAAGAGCATAATATTCAATAAAAATAAAATAGAATTTGAAGCTAGATAGCTTCTTTTAATTCTTTTATAGCTTGTCTAGCTTTTTTATAGATTTCCTCTTCATCCAAAATAGTTAATTTTTTATTCTCCATTAATATTTTACCATCACAAATAGTAGTATCTACATTTGAACCGTTTGCAGAATAAATTACATTAGAACTTAAAGAAGAACTATCCGGAACCATATTGGCCGAATTAGTATCGATTAAAATAATATCTGCTTTTTTACCTACTTCAATAGAGCCAATTTCAAAATCAAGACCCAAACTCTCTGCACCTTTAATTGTTCCCATAGCCAATGCTTCATCTGAATTTAGAACTTTAGGATCTAATGTGGATACTTTTTGAAGTAAAGAAGCTGTTTTTAACTCTTCTATTAAGTCCAAATTATTATTGGAAGAAGCACCATCAGTTCCAATAGAAACACAGATATCATTTTCAATTAATTTAGAAACAGGACAAATACCAGAAGCCAATTTCATGTTACTGCAGGGATTGTGTGAAATCTTTACATTGTTTTTCTTAATGATTTCAATTTCTTCATCACTTAGCCATACACTGTGAGCAGCAACAACATCAGGACCTAAAAATCCGATTTTATCCAAATATTCAAATGGCCTTAAACCTTTATCGGCTGAAACATCATCTATCTCTTTTTGAGTTTCAGAAACATGGATATGAATTCCCATATTATGCTTATCGGCCAATTCGCGTACTTTGATTAATAGCTCTTCAGAAGCGGTATAAGGGGAATGTGGTCCTAAAAACACTTTGATTCTACCATCAGCCATTCCATCACATGAATCAAATAAAGTTAAGTTTTCACTGATTTCGTTTTTTCTCTTTTCCTCATCGCCAAAATCAATCATACCATAGGATAAAACTGCCCTAATTCCGGCTTCATCAACTGCACGGGCAACATCCTCCATATAAAAATACATGTCAGAAAATGTGGTTGTTCCTGATTTAATAAGTTCAACGGCACCTAAAAGAGCACCAATATAACAGTAATCACCATTTAAATTAGCTTCCATTGGCCATATATGATCGTTTAGCCAGCTATCCAAACTTAAGTCATCAGCTAATCCCCTAAATAAAGTCATAGATAAATGAGTATGAGTATTGATAAATCCCGGAAGTAAAATCTTACCCTCTGCATCAATAATTTTATCTGCATTGTCTTGTTCAATTTCCTGTGAAATTTCAGCAATAAGATTATCTTTAATTAAAAGAGACTGTTTACCTTCAAAATTTGTATTTGGACTTAAAATTAATGCATTTTTAATAAGAATTGAATTTTCTTTCATAAATAACACCTAAAAATAAAAAAAAGAAAGATTAAAAACTATTTATAAGTTTTTAATAGCTAATTTAATATCCTCTGCTTTTACAGTTTTACGTTTAGCGATTTTAGCAACATTATTAGCTTCTTTAGCTACATCACGAGCAACTTCGTCTAAGTATTCAGCTAATGCAACTTTTGCATCTTCACTAACTCTTTCTGCACCAGATTCTTTAATGATTCTTGCAACAGGAGCTTTTGGAATTTCAGACATACTTTTCACCTCACTCTATTGTTTATAAAAACTTATGACAATACAAACAAAATCATAAGTTAAATTACAATTTAAGATAACTTAATATTTAAATATTTTGTATTTACTTGATTATTATTTAAAAATAAGAAGTCTTGCTTTAAATAAATAAGAAAATAATAATTAAAAATATTTATCCTTAAAAAAAACTTTTTTATAAAACAATTATAAAACATAATATAAGAAAAAAATTTGAGAAGATATGATGAAAATTAAAATTGCTATACCTTCCAAGGGAAGAATAAGTGAACCTTCCATAAACATGTTAGAAAAAGCAGGTTTGGGGTTAGTTGATAAAAATAACAGAAAGCTTATTTCTAAAACTTTTAACGAAAATATAGAAGTCATGTTTGCAAGAGCATCAGACATACCTGAATTTGTCAACGATGGCGTTGCAGATATAGGAATAACAGGTCTTGATTTAATAAAAGAAAATGAAGCGGAAGTTGTTAAACTACTTGATTTGAAATTTGGACAAACAAAACTGGTTCTTGCAGCTCCTGAAGAGTCAAACATAAACTCTGTTGATGATATCACAAACGGCATGAAAGTGGCAACTGAGTTTCCGGTGCTAACTAAAAAATACCTGGATGAAAAAGGCCTAAACTTAAAGATCGTTAAACTGAGCGGATCAACAGAAGCAGCACCATTTATAGGAATTGCTGATTTGATAACCGACCTGACAAGTACTGGAACAACTTTAAAAATGAACCATTTAAAAATCATAGACAATATTCTAAACAGTACTATCGAACTGATTGCAAACAAGGACAGTCTGAAAAATAAAAAAAATCTGATTGAAGCTGTCAGCACAAGCATAAAAGGAGTTCTTGATGCTGATAGGAAAAAATTAATCATGATGAATGTAAAAAATGATGACTTAGATAAAGTCAAGGAAGTAATGCCGTCAATGGGTGGTTTGACAATATCAGAAGTATTGTCTAATGAAAAAACTGTTGCTGTTCAAGCGGTTATTGATGAAAAAGAAGTGTTTGAACTTGTAAATGACTTAAGAAATGCAGGTGCTAAAGATATTCTTGTTGTACCTATTGAAAGAATTATATAAATCGAAATACACAAAACTTTTAGAGGAACAGTTGAAATAGCTATCAATGGAAAATATTTATAAAATATATTAAATCATATATTTATCCAAAATATTGTAAATTCATCATACATTACTCAAAGGATATGGGTTAAGCCTGATGCGGACTTAATCATGAAAAAATTGGAAAAATTTTCAAGTTTAAATATTTGGCTATATCAATAAAACTAGCGATTGCATAAACAATTTGATTGAAAAAGGGTTGATTAAAATTTTCAGATTAAAAAACATAATTTCAGTAAAAGATTTTGAGAGAGAGGATATTGAATATATTCTAAATGAAGCATCAAAATTAGAAAATATTGCAAAATCTAAAGAAACTTCTGAAGAACTTAAAGGAAAAATTCTAGGATTAATGTTTTTTGAACCTTCAACAAGAACTAGAATGTCTTTTGAAACTTCAATGAAACGTTTGAATGGAGAATGTATCGGATTTGAAAATAGTAAATCCAGTTCTGTGTCTAAAGGAGAAAGTATTGCCGATACTGCTAAAATGATTGAAGGCTACAGCGACGCATTGGTTATCAGACATGAACTTGAAGGAGTATCTAAATTCATTTCAGATATTGTGGAGGTACCTGTAATTAATGCAGGTGACGGTGCAGGACAACACCCTACTCAAACATTGCTTGATTTATACACAATTAAAAATGAAATAGGTTTTATTGATGATTTGAAAATTGCCTTAATTGGGGATTTGAAATTCGGCCGTACAGTCCATTCACTAGCTTACGCCTTGGGACTATTCAATAATGTTAAAATATACTTAGTATCACCACCTGAGCTTGAAATGCCTCAGGAAGTTCTTCATGATTTGGATAAAACCAACGTCAAATATGAAAAAGTAGATTCAATTGAAAAAATAATTGATGATATAAATGTTTTATATGTAACTAGAATACAAAAAGAACGTTTTGGTGACATTAATGATTACTTAAAAATAAAAGGTGCATATATCATTAATAGAAAAATGCTGGAAGGCAAAGATTTAATTGTTATGCATCCGCTACCAAGAATAGATGAGATAGATACTGATGTGGATAACACAAAATACAATAAATACTTTACACAAGCAGAAAATGCCGTTCCTGTGAGAATGGCTATTTTAAAGACATTGATAAAAAACAACCCTAAATAGAAAAGAGGGTTGTTTCAAGTAATGTTTCATCGCATTGAAGCTTAATAATGTTGGTTCTTCCTTTTCCACGTCCACGTGAAATAGTGTTTGTTGAAATAATTCCCAATAATTCAAGCTCATTAATAAAGTCAAATATTCTTCTATAGGTAACAGCATCTTTTTTATATAAATCGGTGTAAGCTTCGTAGAGTTTACCTGAAGTAATTTCCTCATTTTGTTTTGTTAAATTTAAAATAGATTCTAAAACCCTTTGTTGTTGAAGAGGTAAAGTGGATATAATTTCAATGACTTTATTGTGTTCTATTTCATCTTTTGCTTTTTTAACATGTTCACTTGTAACTTTCTTTGAATCCTCATCGAAAGCTAATTCGCCGGCATTCTTAAGTAAATCAAGAGCATATCTTGCATCACCTTCTTCTTTAGCCGCCATTGCTGAACATAAAGGAATAACATCACCATCTAAAACATCATCATTAAAAGATAATTTTGCTCTCTCATTTAAAATGTCAGATAACTGATCAGCACCATAAGGGGGAAATACGATTTCCTTATCTTTAAAACTACTAGTAACTCTGGATTTAATTAAATTTTTAAAATCAAGATAATTACTAATACACAATACTGAAACACCGTCAGTTCTTGTAAGAGTATATAAAATTCCATCTCCATCCTTATCAAGCAAAATATCAATTTCGTCCAAGATAACAATTAAATGCATCTTTTTACCAAATGCGTTAGTTTTAAAAATATCTCTAAATGTGTTTACAACTTCTCCTTTAGTCCAACCACGATTTGGAACATTACGACCAAGCTCATTACATAACTGGGCAATTACCTGATACTCGGTTGTATAATCAGTGCATCTGATATACTCGACTCTGACAAAAACATTTTTCTTATGGGCAATATCCATCAATTGCTCACGAGCGAATTTTGATGTTGCAGTTTTACCTGTTCCGGTTTTACCATATAATGTAACGTTAGATGGTGTTACACCATTTAAAACATCAATCCAATTTTTTGCTATTTGTCTAATCTGTTCTTCTCTGTGAACTAACTTATCAGGCAGCCATCTATGATCTAGAGGAACTTTATCCTTAAATATAGAATGACTCATTGAGTCGTTTTTTTCCAATTCTTCAAAAATATTTGTCATATATCCACCTTAAAATTTATAAAAAAAATAAAGTATAATTTCCAGTGTTATTAATTTAAAATATATTATAAATAAAGTTTTTTATTACAATTTTACAAAAATGTATGAAAATTGATAAAAATGTAAAAAAATAAATCGATTAAATTCTTTTAAATTATATGAATCAAAATAAAAATTACTATTATTCTATAATAATTATTCAAATATTATTAATTTGAAAAATATTGGCTTGAATCAAATTAAAATTTAAATATGAAATTATACCATTTCAAATATAAGATAACAATTTCAAGTGTAAATTTCTATCAAAAACAGTGAAAATACATTGGATATAAGCTCTAAAAAGAAAATTTTAAAAAAAATTATCACGGTTTTAAATTAAGAGAGAGACATGTGTTTCAAGTGTAAACATTTTATTCAAAAAACAAAATTGAAGACATGCATTTCAAGTGTAAAAATATTAAAAAATTAAAACAAAGATTAAAAAACAAAAATTAGTGAAAAAGAGCATAAAAAACAAAAAATTAAGAGGAAAATAAAATGAGATAAATTTCAAATGTTACAGTTGAAATACACCTCTTCATTCTTAATATACCTTCGGAAATGTTATACTTGAAATGCACCTCTCCCTCTCTAAATGAACATGTCATTTTCATTAGAATAATTAGGATGAGGAATAATGCTGCCAAATTTTTTGTCAATTAACCAGATACAATGCAATTTTGACTTGAATACTCTTTTTAATGTTCTGATAAACATATCTTTTGTTAAACCGTCTTCAAAAATTTGATCTGTAATAATGAACTGATGCAATATGTTATTATTAATTTGAAGCTCATAATCAACTAAAAAATTATTCAAACCGAAATTCACTTCAGAAATAAACTCACTGTTTACTTCAGGATCTGCTGAAATCATTAAATTTTTGTGTTCAGGTGAAACATTGGTTGCACAAATAACAACTATGCAATCTTTCTGTTTCGGTTTTATAATATCCATAATGTTTTCTTTCGGAAACTCTGCAATGATGTGAAAATCAGCATTTTCATCATAAGTCATTTCTTTAAGCAAATCTTCATCAAGTAACCATTTTTTAATAGTATCTTCACTAATCATATCAATCATCATTTAAAATTTATAATAAATTATTTATTTTTTTATTTATATATAATAATAAATATGATTGAATATAATGATTTGGTAAGTAATATATTTTTAATAAATCCCAATGATATTGTTTCATTAAATTTATTTTTATTTATTATATTATCATTTCTGTTTTCACTTGCAATTGATGTCTTTTATGGTGAACTTCCAGCTAAGATACACCCTGTTGTGGTAATGGGTTCAATAATAAATTTTTTCAAAAATAAGTTTATAAGCATAAAAAGCAGAATTTCAGGTATGATGCTTGTATTTTGTTCAAGTGTTATTTCAAGTGTATTATTATTTATTATTTATCTAATTAGTAAAAATAATATTATTATATTATTTATAATATTTTCATTAATATTATCATCAACATATTCCCTGAAAATGCTTCTGCAAACTGCAACTGATGTAAAAAATGATTTGAATAAAGATATAACAATTGCAAGAAAATCAGTTTCATTTTTGGTCAGCAGAAACACAACTGAATTAAGTGAAAGTTTTATTGTATCTGCTGTAATTGAAAGTTTAAGTGAAAATATAACTGATTCATATGTTGCACCTGTTTTTTATTATTTTGTTTTTGCAATATTCATTTTATTCAATCCAGTTCAATTTCAACTGTATTTTTTATTATTAATTCCAGTATTTTACAGATTGTACAATACTCATGATGCAATGGTTGGTTATAAAACAGATGAATTGGCATGCATAGGTTTTGTTCCGGCAAAAATAGATGATATTCTAAATTATATTCCCTCAAGAATTGCAGGATTATTCATTGTAATTTCAGCTTATTTAATTAAATTGGATGGAAAAAATAGTTTTTGTATAATGTTGAGAGACTCCAGAAAATGCCCATCTCCAAATTCAGGTTATACTATGGCATCTACAGCAGGAGCATTAAATATCCAATTAATAAAAAAAGATACATATGTTCTGGGAGACAACAATAGAGAAATTACAGCAGAGGATATTTCAAAAGCAGTTAATTTATCTGAAATGTCAATTACATTATTTACAATAACAATTATAGTATTATTTACATTGATTTATGTGATATTATGAAAATAGCAATTATTTCTGTTTCAAATGAAGGTCAAAAATTAGCTTTTAAAATAAAAGAAAAATTAGATAATGATTCAACAGTTATAAAAACAGATTTATATCATAAAAACGTTAAAAAATATTTTCCGATTCTGTTTAATGAATATGATGCGATAATTGCAATAATGGCATCTGGAATTTTAATTAGGTCAATCGCCCCGTTAGTCGAATCAAAAGTGTCTGATCCTGCTGTTTTAAACATTGATGATAAAGGTAATTTTGTTATTTCGGCTTTATCAGGGCATATTGGTGGTGCAAATAAGTTTGCCAAAAAAATAGCCGGTTTAATTAATGCAGCACCTGTTATTACCACATCTACTGATGTTAACAGTAAATTAGGAATAGATGTTTTAGCCAGAGATTTATATTTATCAATTAATAATACCAAAGAGATTTTATTTTTTAATAAGGCTATTCTTGATGAAAAGCAAATTACATTTACATTAAATCCAAATAAAAATTTTGATTATCTCTTTGAATATTTAAACAATAATACACTTGAAATGCATGTCTCTTTTTTTTATTCCCCTGAGGTGAATGAAGATGAAATATGTATTGCATTAGACAATCATGAAATTATTTTAAAAGAAAAAAAGCTTGTTGTTGGAATAGGTTGTCGACGTGGAAAAAAATGCAGTGAAATCTATGAAGGTTTAATCAGTTCAATTGGCGATTTAAACATTGATAAATCAAGAATAAACATGTTATCTTCTGCTGAAATAAAAAATGACGAACATGGTATTTTAGAACTTTCAGATAAATTAAATATACCTGTTAATTTTGTTGAAATGGACAAATTAAAGCTATTTAAATCAAAAGATATTGAAAAATCAGAATTTGTATATTCGAAATTTGGTATTTACGGTGTTTGTGAACCTTCTGCATTGATTACAGCCGGTTTTGACTCAAAGTTAATATATAAAAAAACATCATATGATGGCGTTACAATTTCGATTGCAGTTTCAAAATAATAATAAAAAAAGGAAAAATGAATCTAGATAGATTCTAATTTAGATAAAACTTCCCAAATTAATGTTCTTGCATGAACCGGAATGTTTGGATCGTTACTTATTTCATCTAATTTTCCTAAAACAGTACTTATCTTTACAGATTGATCTTGATCCTCATCTTTTAATAAAGTACAAGACTTCGCTGCAGCCTCTCTGATATTACGAGGTACAGTGTTATTATCAGCAATATATTCAAGTATTTCACAAACTTCATCAATTTGACCACTCATAATACTCCCTCCAATTAATTATTAAAAATAAGTTCAAATATAATTAATATCTGTTATTAATATGTTTAAATATTTTGTGGTATAATGTGATATTTCAGGCAGTAGAAAAAAATATATATTAATTAAAAATGAATTATATTCATGTCTGATGTAAGTAAAACAACTATAAATATTCCTGTTGATTTGAAAAAAGAATTAAAAATAATGGCGATTCATGAGGATACTTCATTGTCTGGTCTGATTCTTCAAATGATTGAAGAAGGAATGAATAAAAGAAATAATAGTAATGTTTTAGATGAAGATTAATTTTTATCTTCAACTAAATCCAGCATATATGTTACAAACTGTGTTTTAGCAGACTCTTCAACAAAGATAGCTAATGATTTTGCTTCATTTAAATCGTCATTGACACAAATAACACCATGATTTTTTAAAATAAGAATATCTTCACCAATCATTTTTTCGCTTGCATTTTCTGCAAGTTCAATACTGCCCGGCTTTTCATATTCAATATAATCTAAATAGGGATTTTTAATCTCACCAAAGCCTTCTAATCTTTTGAGCTTTTTAGATGAAAAGGCAAATCCTGTTGCGTATGGTGAATGAGTGTGGACAATAGCATTAACATCAGGTCTTTTTTTATAAATTTCCAAGTGCATATTCACTTCTGAGGAGGGTTTTCCTTTTGTCAATAAGTTTCCGTCCATATCCAACATGACAATATCTTCTTCTTTTAAATCAGCAAGTGATTTTAAGGTAGGTGTAATAGCTACAACATCACCAATACTGCTTTTGATTCTTTTACTGATGTTTCCGGCTTTTCCAGAAACCAATCCTTTATTATAAACTTCCTTTGAAACTCTAATAATTTCATTAACATGTTTTTTCATTAAAATACCTCATTCAATAAATTTTAAATGCTTGTATTTTCCTTTATGAAGCACTGGAACTTGTGCAGGTGTTGGTTCAATATTGTAAATTTTTTGAAACTCTGTTTGAGTCTGAAAAGTACCTGAATTAATTAAATGTATTCCTTTGAATTTTTTATATGTATTAATGTGAACATGACCTGTATGGAATACATCTGGCAATTCATCAATTACTAAATAATCTTCAAGCTCTGATGCAAGGGGAGTTCTTTCTCCGTAAATCGGTGCTAAATGTCTTTTATTAAGTAATTCTTCCATCAACAAATCATTTCTCTCATGACTAAATTCTTTAACTGCCATTACAAGATCATCAAAACTACGTCCGTGGTATATTAAGACGTTGATTCCATCAAGTGACACGACACCCGGATTTGAAATGAACTCTACATTATCAAGTTCATACAATGCATTTGCATATTCTTCAGGTACAGCAGGTTGCGGTTCTGCTACTCTTGATGCGTCGTGGTTTCCAGGAGCAATAATGATTTTAATATCTCTTCTAATATTTCCTAAAAATCTAGCAGCTTCATTGTACTGTTGGGTAATATCCTTAATGGCCAGTTCCTTTTCCTGATTAGGATATACACCAATACCGTCCACAATATCTCCACCAATAACGAGATATTTAACGTCCTCCGCAATTTTCCTCTGCTCTTCTGAACCATATTCACAGTTAATCCAGTCAATAAATTTTTGAAACGCACCTTCTAGGAAAGTTAAGCTTCCAATGTGAATATCGGATAAGAATACAATTCCAAAATCCATTTCTTTTTCAGGAACAGTTAAAACACCCGGATTAATAATTTGCTGAGCAAATGCAAATTTCGGATCGTCACTTTTGTTTGCTATAACACCGATAACTTCATCTTTAACAAGTTTTTCAGACTCGGCAAACAGTTCTTCATTTTTATTGGAGAATAAAATTGAAATTGTTCCGGTATCATCTTCAAATTCGATAATTTTATGACCGTTTTTACTTGTTCTGATTTCACGAATCATTAAAATTAAACTTAAAGATTCCTGTGAATCATCAATATCAGCTATTTTAGTGTAATTTCTAAGTTCAGGTCTTTTTGATAAAATATTTGCCAGTTTATCATATCTGCTTTTGAAATATGTTACCAGGTTTTCAATCTCACCGCTTGTATATGATTTTTTAGATGTGTCCTGTATAATTTTAAAATCATATTTAACATTGGTTTTTTGTTCATTTCTTTTGAATTTGATTTTTGTATCTTCAACAGTTTCTGAAGCTTCCAGTATTTCTTTGTTGATGTGTTTTTCAACTTCATCGCTTTCTTTTTTTAATTTATCAATTGACTCTATCTTTTTAGGTGGT comes from the Methanobrevibacter sp. genome and includes:
- a CDS encoding UPF0147 family protein, which translates into the protein MSGQIDEVCEILEYIADNNTVPRNIREAAAKSCTLLKDEDQDQSVKISTVLGKLDEISNDPNIPVHARTLIWEVLSKLESI
- a CDS encoding cobalamin biosynthesis protein translates to MIEYNDLVSNIFLINPNDIVSLNLFLFIILSFLFSLAIDVFYGELPAKIHPVVVMGSIINFFKNKFISIKSRISGMMLVFCSSVISSVLLFIIYLISKNNIIILFIIFSLILSSTYSLKMLLQTATDVKNDLNKDITIARKSVSFLVSRNTTELSESFIVSAVIESLSENITDSYVAPVFYYFVFAIFILFNPVQFQLYFLLLIPVFYRLYNTHDAMVGYKTDELACIGFVPAKIDDILNYIPSRIAGLFIVISAYLIKLDGKNSFCIMLRDSRKCPSPNSGYTMASTAGALNIQLIKKDTYVLGDNNREITAEDISKAVNLSEMSITLFTITIIVLFTLIYVIL
- a CDS encoding DNA-directed DNA polymerase II small subunit; amino-acid sequence: MSTNKILLKFAKKGINLSPEAYNRVINAENPLNFASSLIVKLKGDKFSSKDLISVSGETVDKITGIKSEEDNSQKILTDDITSKSREEPVVKKKSKTPPKKIESIDKLKKESDEVEKHINKEILEASETVEDTKIKFKRNEQKTNVKYDFKIIQDTSKKSYTSGEIENLVTYFKSRYDKLANILSKRPELRNYTKIADIDDSQESLSLILMIREIRTSKNGHKIIEFEDDTGTISILFSNKNEELFAESEKLVKDEVIGVIANKSDDPKFAFAQQIINPGVLTVPEKEMDFGIVFLSDIHIGSLTFLEGAFQKFIDWINCEYGSEEQRKIAEDVKYLVIGGDIVDGIGVYPNQEKELAIKDITQQYNEAARFLGNIRRDIKIIIAPGNHDASRVAEPQPAVPEEYANALYELDNVEFISNPGVVSLDGINVLIYHGRSFDDLVMAVKEFSHERNDLLMEELLNKRHLAPIYGERTPLASELEDYLVIDELPDVFHTGHVHINTYKKFKGIHLINSGTFQTQTEFQKIYNIEPTPAQVPVLHKGKYKHLKFIE
- a CDS encoding cobalt-precorrin 5A hydrolase — its product is MKIAIISVSNEGQKLAFKIKEKLDNDSTVIKTDLYHKNVKKYFPILFNEYDAIIAIMASGILIRSIAPLVESKVSDPAVLNIDDKGNFVISALSGHIGGANKFAKKIAGLINAAPVITTSTDVNSKLGIDVLARDLYLSINNTKEILFFNKAILDEKQITFTLNPNKNFDYLFEYLNNNTLEMHVSFFYSPEVNEDEICIALDNHEIILKEKKLVVGIGCRRGKKCSEIYEGLISSIGDLNIDKSRINMLSSAEIKNDEHGILELSDKLNIPVNFVEMDKLKLFKSKDIEKSEFVYSKFGIYGVCEPSALITAGFDSKLIYKKTSYDGVTISIAVSK
- a CDS encoding Met repressor, which produces MSDVSKTTINIPVDLKKELKIMAIHEDTSLSGLILQMIEEGMNKRNNSNVLDED
- a CDS encoding class II aldolase/adducin family protein, which translates into the protein MKKHVNEIIRVSKEVYNKGLVSGKAGNISKRIKSSIGDVVAITPTLKSLADLKEEDIVMLDMDGNLLTKGKPSSEVNMHLEIYKKRPDVNAIVHTHSPYATGFAFSSKKLKRLEGFGEIKNPYLDYIEYEKPGSIELAENASEKMIGEDILILKNHGVICVNDDLNEAKSLAIFVEESAKTQFVTYMLDLVEDKN